A region from the Pelagovum pacificum genome encodes:
- a CDS encoding NAD(P)H-dependent oxidoreductase subunit E — MALDSKDGVWKSGRGKGRRTPKGRQLDDAALAEVQALVGDGPLRRDLLIEYLHLIQDARGHLSAAHMRALAELLRVGQAEVWEVASFYAHFDLVKEDEPPPPALTIRVCDSLSCELAGAEALLSALEEGMDPVEVRVLRAPCMGRCDTAPVLELGHYHLDHATPEGAREAVAAQHTHPVIPEYEAFDAYRAGGGYETLVRLREGGDWEEVQQTVLDSGLRGLGGAGFPSGKKWGFVRGNPGPRYLAVNGDEGEPGTFKDRHYLEREPHLFLEGMLIAAWAVEADRVFLYMRDEYPAVLAILREELAALEEAGLIAPGFVELRRGAGAYICGEESAMIESIEGKRGIPRHRPPYVAQVGVFGRPTLVHNVETLHWIARVCREGPEVLAATEKNGRTGLRSFSVSGRVAAPGVYLMPAGSTIVDVIDAAGGMAEGHSFAAYQPGGPSSGLLPASMDGVPLDFDTLQPHGSFIGSAAVVVLSDRDSVKDAALNMLRFFESESCGQCTPCRVGCEKAVKLMQADRWDAALLEDLCTVMQDASICGLGQAAPNPIRLVMKHFPDVVGTSER, encoded by the coding sequence ATGGCGCTCGACAGCAAGGACGGTGTCTGGAAGTCCGGTCGTGGCAAGGGGCGGCGCACGCCGAAAGGCCGCCAGCTCGATGACGCGGCGCTGGCCGAGGTTCAGGCGCTGGTTGGCGACGGCCCGCTGCGGCGCGATCTCCTGATCGAGTATCTTCACCTGATCCAGGACGCTCGCGGGCACCTGTCCGCCGCGCACATGCGCGCTCTGGCGGAGCTTTTGCGTGTCGGGCAGGCGGAGGTCTGGGAAGTCGCCTCCTTCTACGCCCATTTCGACCTCGTGAAGGAGGACGAGCCGCCACCGCCTGCGCTGACGATCCGGGTCTGCGACTCGCTGTCGTGCGAGCTTGCGGGGGCCGAGGCGCTGTTGTCGGCGCTGGAGGAGGGTATGGATCCGGTGGAGGTGCGCGTGCTGCGCGCGCCCTGCATGGGGCGCTGCGATACCGCCCCGGTGCTGGAGCTTGGGCACTACCACCTCGACCACGCCACGCCGGAGGGGGCGCGCGAAGCCGTGGCGGCGCAACACACGCATCCCGTGATCCCGGAGTACGAGGCATTCGACGCCTACCGGGCAGGTGGCGGTTACGAAACGCTCGTCCGGCTGCGTGAGGGCGGAGACTGGGAAGAGGTGCAGCAGACGGTGCTGGACTCCGGGCTGCGCGGGCTTGGCGGCGCGGGCTTTCCGTCCGGCAAGAAGTGGGGTTTCGTGCGGGGCAATCCGGGGCCGCGCTACCTTGCCGTGAACGGCGACGAGGGGGAGCCGGGGACCTTCAAGGACCGCCACTACCTCGAGCGGGAGCCGCACCTGTTCCTGGAAGGCATGCTGATCGCCGCGTGGGCGGTCGAGGCGGACCGGGTGTTCCTCTACATGCGCGACGAATATCCGGCGGTTCTGGCGATCCTGCGGGAGGAGCTCGCCGCGCTGGAAGAGGCGGGGCTGATCGCGCCGGGGTTTGTCGAGTTGCGGCGCGGGGCCGGGGCCTACATCTGCGGCGAAGAGAGCGCGATGATCGAGTCGATCGAGGGCAAGCGGGGCATTCCGCGCCACCGGCCGCCCTATGTCGCGCAGGTCGGCGTCTTCGGCCGGCCGACGCTGGTCCACAATGTCGAGACGCTGCACTGGATCGCGCGGGTCTGCCGCGAGGGGCCGGAGGTGCTCGCCGCGACCGAGAAGAACGGGCGAACGGGACTGCGGTCCTTTTCCGTCTCGGGTCGCGTCGCTGCGCCGGGGGTCTACCTGATGCCGGCTGGGTCCACGATCGTCGACGTGATCGACGCGGCGGGCGGCATGGCGGAGGGCCATAGCTTCGCGGCCTACCAGCCGGGCGGGCCGTCTTCGGGGCTTCTGCCGGCCAGCATGGATGGGGTGCCGCTCGACTTCGACACGTTGCAGCCGCACGGCAGCTTCATCGGCTCGGCGGCGGTCGTGGTCCTGTCGGACCGGGACAGCGTGAAGGACGCCGCGCTCAACATGCTGCGGTTCTTCGAGAGCGAGAGCTGCGGGCAATGCACGCCCTGCCGGGTCGGCTGCGAGAAGGCGGTGAAGCTGATGCAGGCGGACCGCTGGGACGCGGCGCTGCTGGAGGACCTCTGCACGGTGATGCAGGATGCCTCGATCTGCGGGTTGGGGCAGGCGGCGCCGAACCCCATCCGGCTGGTGATGAAGCACTTCCCCGACGTGGTCGGCACGTCGGAGCGCTGA